From Apium graveolens cultivar Ventura chromosome 9, ASM990537v1, whole genome shotgun sequence, the proteins below share one genomic window:
- the LOC141685085 gene encoding uncharacterized protein LOC141685085 yields the protein MMLFIKIANPMYIEILRHGPFIHMKKIPESTEGDMVIPAHFGPKDPSTYTEPEKEKVALDSGLELILIESLDNVMYNNIINYESAKQIWEKIAILCEGKEEVRSNQRRILVSQYDGFMEKLKEGITEVFERFNKLVNDLQLHDKYYEAE from the coding sequence atgatgttgttcatcaagaTTGCCAATCCAATGTACATTGAAATTCTTAGACATGGACCCTTTATTCATATGAAAAAGATTCCCGAGTCAACAGaaggagacatggtcattcctgCACACTTTGGTCCTAAAGATCCATCTACCTACACtgaacctgaaaaagaaaaagttgCACTTGACAGTGGCTTAGAACTCATACTCATTGAGTCCcttgataatgtgatgtacaacaacattatcaattATGAGTCTGCTAAGCAAATTTGGGAGAAGATTGCGATCTTGTGTGAAGGAAAAGAAGAAGTGAGATCTAACCAAAGAAGGATCTTGGTGTCACAGTATGATGGTTTTATGGAAAAACTAAAAGAAGGCATAACTGAAGTTTTTGAGAGATTCAACAAACTAgtaaatgacttgcagcttcatgacaagtactatgaagctgaatAA
- the LOC141687470 gene encoding uncharacterized protein LOC141687470 produces MAASSSKIAFSGNLKKALAGLRRIDLEGLRWRVFDAKGQVLGRLASQISTVIQGKDKPTYAPNRDDGDMCIVINAKDISVTGRKLTDKFYRWHTGYIGHLKERSLKDQLAKDPTEVIRKAVMRMLPRNKLRDDRDRKLRIFAGSEHPFGDRPVEDYAMPPRQVREMRPRARRALVRAQKKAEQQEQGTSDTRKKRKREDVEAEAST; encoded by the exons ATGGCAGCTTCTTCATCTAAAATTGCTTTCAGTGGCAATCTTAAG AAAGCACTTGCCGGCCTCAGAAGGATCGACTTGGAAGGTCTACGCTGGAGAGTATTTGATGCAAAGGGCCAG GTTCTTGGGAGGTTGGCATCACAAATTTCTACTGTGATCCAAGGCAAAGACAAACCTACATATGCACCTAATCGCGATGATGGTGATATGTGTATTGTCATTAATGCGAAGGATATAAGTGTAACTGGAAGAAAACTTACTGATAAGTTTTATAGATGGCACACTGG GTATATTGGCCACCTTAAGGAAAGGAGTTTGAAGGACCAATTGGCTAAGGATCCTACCGAAGTCATCCGTAAAGCTGTGATGCGCATGCTGCCGAGAAATAAATTGCGTGAT GATAGAGATCGTAAGCTGAGAATTTTTGCTGGGAGTGAACACCCATTTGGTGACAGGCCTGTTGAAGACTATGCGATGCCTCCTCGTCAAGTACGAGAAATGCGTCCTCGTGCAAGAAGAGCTTTAGTTCGAGCTCAAAAGAAGGCCGAGCAGCAAGAGCAAGGAACTTCAGATACAAGAAAGAAGAGAAAAAGGGAAGATGTGGAAGCTGAGGCGAGCACATGA
- the LOC141687133 gene encoding uncharacterized protein LOC141687133 — MDYHFVYKDLDGASTQWDDIQRKLGNLPPKPPAFKPAPFAPADDQDSKPKDKSWINDKTEEELEDLEDDQDLDDDRFLQEYRKKRLAEIREASKVAKFGSVIPISGSDFVREVSQASPDVWVVVILYKDGYAECGVLMACLEELAAKYPATKFVKIISTDCIPNYPDRNLPTLLVYNSGAVKANYVGMHNFGRRCTPEGVALVLCQSDPVLNDGQNGGDMSRESVLDEVRKRFMEKVVAAHEEDEDGSSSD, encoded by the exons ATGGATTATCATTTTGTTTATAAGGATTTAGACGGAGCTTCCACACAATGGGATGATATCCAAAGAAAGCTCGGTAATTTACCCCCTAAACCACCTGCTTTTAAGCCTGCTCCTTTTGCACCTGCTGATGATCAAGATTCGAAGCCGAAAGATAAGTCTTGGATTAATGATAAGACTGAAGAAGAGCTTGAGGATTTAGAGGATGACCAGGATCTTGATGATGATCGTTTTCTTCAAGAGTATAG GAAGAAGAGACTGGCTGAGATAAGAGAAGCATCTAAGGTTGCAAAATTTGGATCAGTGATACCAATTTCTGGATCAGATTTTGTACGTGAGGTTTCACAAGCGTCACCTGATGTTTGGGTGGTAGTTATTCTGTATAAAGATGG GTACGCGGAATGTGGGGTGCTTATGGCGTGTCTAGAAGAACTAGCAGCAAAATACCCCGCCACGAAATTTGTCAAAATCATATCAACCGATTGCATACCTAACTATCCCGATCGTAATCTTCCAACTCTATTGGTTTACAATAGCGGTGCTGTTAAGGCAAATTATGTTGGTATGCATAATTTTGGTAGGAGATGCACTCCTGAAG GTGTTGCTCTGGTTCTATGTCAATCAGATCCTGTACTTAATGATGGGCAGAATGGAGGTGATATGTCTAGGGAATCAGTGCTTGATGAAGTTAGAAAGAGGTTTATGGAGAAAGTTGTAGCAGCACATGAAGAAGACGAGGATGGATCTTCAAGTGATTAG
- the LOC141684781 gene encoding protein TPLATE, whose translation MDILFAQIQADLRSNDALRQSGALLQALQQSAAGRDISVIAKSAVEEVIASPASAVSKKLAFDLIRSTRLTSDLWETVCLGIRTDLDFPDPDVAAAAVSILAAIPSHRLGKLITDCNKEISSCFDSVSDNLRFSITETLGCVLARDDLVILCENNISLLDRVSNWWKRIGENMLDKSDLVSKVAFESVGRLFQEFESKRMSRLAGDKLVDSENSVAIRSNWVSWMVDFVWRKRNALMARSVILPVENFRATVYPLVYGVKAVASGSLDVIRKLYKSTGNNESRTSDVSNNAERFVGVSDVVSHLAPFLNSSLDPALIFEVGLNMLYLADVPGGKPEWASASIIAILTLWDRQEFSSARESIVRAVVTNLHLLDLSMQVSLFKRLLLMVKNLRAESDRMHALACICRTALCVDLFAKENVRRGQKPLQGTDIASLFEDVMIKDDLNNVSSKSLFREELVATLVESCFQLSLPLPEQKSSGMESRVIGALAYGTGYGALNWTEPALEVVEVCKPCVKWDCEGRTYAVDCYLKLLVRLCHIYDTRGGVKRVKDGASQDQILNETRLQNLQRELIQALREVNTPRICARLIWVIAEHIDLEGLDPLLADDPEDPLNIIISNMHKVLFNLDSSAITSNRLQDVQAVLLCAQRLGSRNVRAGQLMIKELEEFRTDGLADSVNKHQSRLILQRIKYILNHPESKWAGVSEARGDYPFSHHKLTVQFYEPAAAQDRKLEGLVHKAIIELWRPDPSELTLLLTKGIDSTLLKVPPSASTLSSSSDPCYVEAYHLTDSNDGRITLHLKVLNLTDIELNRVDIRVGLTGPLVFMDGSPQAVRQLRNLNSQDPVLCSVTLGVSHFERSALWVQVLYYPFYGTGAPGDYEGDYAEEDPQVMRQKRSMKPETGEPVILRCQPYKIPLTELLLPHNISPVEYFRLWPSLPAIVEYTGTYTYEGSGFKATAAQQYGASPFLSGLKSLSSKPFHRVCSHIIRTVAGFQLCYAAKTWYGGFLGMMIFGASEVSTNVDLGDETTTMLCKFVVRASDASITKEIESDLQSWLDDLTDGGVEYMPEEEVKEVAAERLKVSMERIALLKAAKPPPKMPKSDDEEDDKSDEEDSSKDKENGEVNGKHKGPSTLSKFTAEEVESHALQAAVLQEWHMLCKDRTTKVN comes from the exons ATGGACATCCTCTTCGCACAAATCCAGGCCGATCTCCGATCCAACGACGCTCTCCGTCAATCCGGCGCACTTCTCCAAGCTCTCCAACAATCCGCCGCCGGTCGCGACATCTCCGTCATCGCCAAATCCGCCGTCGAAGAAGTCATCGCTTCTCCCGCCTCCGCCGTCTCCAAAAAACTCGCCTTCGATCTTATCCGATCCACTCGCCTCACTTCCGATCTCTGGGAGACCGTTTGTCTCGGCATCCGCACCGATCTCGACTTCCCCGATCCCGATGTGGCCGCTGCCGCTGTCTCGATTCTCGCTGCTATCCCCTCGCACCGTCTCGGTAAGTTGATTACTGATTGTAATAAGGAGATTTCTAGTTGTTTCGATTCGGTTAGTGATAATTTACGGTTCTCGATTACGGAGACGTTAGGGTGTGTGTTGGCAAGAGATGATTTGGTTATTTTGTGTGAGAATAATATTAGTTTGTTAGATAGGGTTTCGAATTGGTGGAAGAGGATTGGGGAGAATATGTTGGATAAGTCGGATTTGGTCTCGAAAGTTGCGTTTGAGTCGGTTGGGAGACTGTTTCAGGAGTTTGAGAGTAAGAGGATGAGTAGGTTAGCTGGTGATAAGTTAGTGGATAGTGAGAATTCGGTGGCGATTAGGTCGAATTGGGTTTCGTGGATGGTGGATTTTGTTTGGAGGAAGCGGAATGCGTTGATGGCGAGGTCGGTGATTCTTCCTGTGGAGAATTTTAGGGCCACTGTTTATCCGTTGGTTTATGGAGTTAAGGCTGTTGCTTCGGGTTCGTTGGATGTGATTCGGAAGCTTTATAAGTCCACGGGGAATAATGAAAGTAGAACTTCGGATGTATCTAATAATGCGGAGAGATTTGTGGGAGTGTCGGACGTGGTTTCACATTTGGCACCATTTTTGAATTCTTCGTTGGATCCTGCATTGATTTTTGAAGTGGGGCTTAATATGTTGTACCTGGCCGATGTACCTGGAGGGAAGCCTGAATGGGCTTCTGCTTCGATAATTGCTATTCTTACATTGTGGGACAGGCAGGAATTTTCTTCTGCCAGAGAGAGCATTGTCAGAGCTGTTGTTACCAATTTGCATCTTCTTGATCTTAGCATGCAG GTTTCCTTATTTAAAAGATTGCTTCTCATGGTGAAAAATTTAAGGGCAGAATCAGACCGCATGCACGCTTTAGCATGCATATGTAGAACTGCACTTTGTGTTGATCTTTTTGCAAAAGAAAATGTCCGCAGAGGACAAAAACCTCTTCAAGGAACAGATATTGCTTCGCTATTCGAAGATGTGATGATAAAAGATGATCTTAACAATGTATCTAGTAAAAGTTTATTTAGAGAAGAACTAGTCGCTACATTGGTAGAAAGCTGCTTTCAGCTATCCTTGCCATTACCCGAACAAAAGAGTTCAGGTATGGAGAGCCGAGTAATTGGAGCATTGGCATATGGAACTGGTTACGGTGCATTAAATTGGACTGAGCCGGCCTTGGAGGTGGTTGAAGTGTGTAAACCTTGTGTAAAATGGGACTGCGAGGGTAGAACATATGCAGTTGATTGCTACTTGAAATTACTGGTTAGGCTTTGCCATATATATGATACAAGAGGAGGTGTTAAGCGAGTTAAAGATGGTGCTTCTCAAGATCAGATCCTAAACGAGACACGCCTGCAGAATCTGCAACGTGAACTTATCCAAGCTTTGCGCGAG GTAAATACTCCCAGAATTTGTGCTCGTCTTATTTGGGTTATTGCTGAACACATCGATTTAGAGGGATTGGACCCGCTTCTTGCTGATGATCCTGAGGATCCGCTAAACATCATCATATCAAATATGCATAAAGTTTTATTTAACCTCGACTCATCGGCAATTACATCCAATAGGCTTCAAGATGTTCAAGCTGTGCTTTTGTGTGCTCAGCGACTTGGGTCACGCAATGTTAGGGCAGGTCAGTTAATGATTAAAGAGCTAGAAGAATTTAGGACTGATGGATTGGCTGATTCTGTCAACAAGCATCAATCTCGTCTGATATTACAACGAATTAAATATATCTTGAATCATCCAGAAAGCAA GTGGGCTGGAGTTAGTGAAGCTAGAGGAGACTACCCATTTAGCCATCACAAATTAACTGTTCAGTTTTATGAACCAGCAGCAGCCCAGGATCGAAAGTTGGAAGGTTTGGTCCACAAAGCGATTATAGAATTATGGAGGCCTGATCCTAGCGAGTTGACTCTTTTATTGACAAAAGGAATAGATTCCACTCTACTCAAGGTCCCTCCAAGTGCATCTACTTTAAGCAGTAGCAGCGATCCCTGTTATGTCGAAGCATATCATTTGACAGATTCAAATGATGGGAGAATTACTTTACACTTAAAG GTATTAAATTTGACGGATATTGAACTAAACCGGGTGGATATAAGGGTAGGGCTAACTGGTCCTTTGGTTTTCATGGATGGATCTCCACAAGCAGTTCGGCAGTTGCGCAATCTCAACTCACAG GATCCAGTGCTGTGCAGTGTGACTCTTGGTGTCTCGCATTTCGAGAGATCCGCCCTCTGGGTTCAAGTCTTGTATTACCCTTTTTATGGAACTGGTGCTCCTGGAGACTATGAAGGGGACTATGCTGAAGAGGATCCACAAGTCATGAGACAAAAGAGAAGCATGAAGCCAGAAACTGGAGAACCTGTGATTTTACGTTGTCAACCTTATAAGATTCCACTCACTGAGCTTCTTTTGCCGCACAATATCTCTCCAGTTGAATACTTTCGCCTATGGCCTAGTTTACCTGCTATAGTAGAATACACTGGTACATACACATATGAAGGAAGTGGATTTAAGGCTACCGCTGCACAGCAATATGGGGCTTCACCTTTTTTAAGTGGACTAAAATCTCTATCTTCCAAGCCATTCCATAGAGTTTGCTCCCACATCATTAGAACAGTAGCTGGGTTTCAG CTATGTTATGCGGCGAAGACATGGTACGGAGGATTCTTGggtatgatgatttttggtgCTAGTGAAGTGAGCACAAATGTGGATTTAGGAGATGAAACGACAACCATGTTGTGCAAATTTGTGGTTCGAGCTTCAGATGCATCAATTACCAAAGAGATCGAATCAGATCTACAGTCTTGGTTGGATGACCTTACTGATGGGGGGGTCGAATACATGCCAGAAGAGGAAGTGAAGGAGGTTGCTGCTGAGAGACTAAAAGTATCAATGGAACGCATTGCTTTGCTCAAGGCAGCTAAGCCTCCACCAAAAATGCCAAAATCTGATGACGAAGAGGACGACAAATCTGACGAAGAAGATTCAAGTAAAGATAAGGAAAATGGTGAAGTAAATGGTAAGCACAAGGGACCTTCAACTTTATCCAAGTTCACTGCCGAGGAGGTTGAGAGTCATGCACTTCAAGCGGCGGTTCTGCAGGAATGGCATATGCTGTGTAAAGATAGAACTACGAAAGTTAATTGA